Genomic segment of Candidatus Tiamatella incendiivivens:
GAATAATAAGGTAGTGGAGGATAACGCGTTGATATTCCCAATTTACAGAGCTATAAAGAAGCTGAGGAGATCCCTCGCCGTAAACGAGAAGAGTAGAATACTGTTTATAGCGATAATATGGCTTTCACTTTGGCTCTTCTCAAGCTTCGCCTTCTACTATGCAGAAACAATAAGAGGCGGGGGGACAGTGACACTAAGCGACAGCCTCTACTGGGCTTTAATCACTATGGCTACAGTAGGCTACGGTGACATTACTCCAACCACGAGCCTCGGTAGGATAGTCGCGTCTGCAACCGCTATCTTCGGAATAGCAATATACACCCTGGCAATATCACTTTTAGCCGATGCGTTCCTCAACATAACAATGAGGAGGATACTAGGATTGGCTAGATTAAAGAAGAAAGATATACTCATAATTGGTTCAGCTGAAACCTGTAAACACGCGATAATAGAGTTAATAGAAAACGGAATGGAAGACCGCATAGGCTGGCTCACACAAGAACAGCCTAAGACACCTCCAGACGTTGATTTCATGGTCGGAGACATAGATGAGGAAAGTCTAATAAAGGCCGGGTTGAAAGACGCTAAACACGTTATAATATGCCTAGGCGATGACAGTAAAACCATACACACCGCCCTACTTGTCAAAAAACTAAACAAAAACATCAACATAATAGCTCAAACAGAAACCAATAAGACCGCTGAAATGCTAAAAGAACTCAGCCTAGCAAAAACAATCTCCAAAAGCATAATAGGAAGACTACTTGCATCAAGCGTCTTCGAACCAGACGTTCCGGATGTTATAACAGAACTCGCGAGTGTAGAAGGAGAGATAGATCTAGTCGAAACGACCCTAAAACACGATACAAACATTCACGACTTCGAGAAAAACGAGGACGCAAAAGTCCTAGCAATAAGGAAGAAAGACGGGAAAATAATCTATACACCACCAGAGAACATGCGGGCAGAAAAAGGAGACCAAATAGTTTATACCCGAAGGACAGAAGAGTAGAACACTTAAAACATCCAAGCGAACCTGAATATTACATCGAAGACCTATCTAGAGAAGAGGTGCCGGGGTGGCCGAGCGGCCCAAGGCGGTGGGCTCGAGGGCTTCCGGCTAACCCTCCAGTTAGAGAGACCCACTGCCCCGAAAGGGGCGCGCGGGTTCAAATCCCGCCCCCGGCGCCACAGAGAAGCGGGGGTGCCCGAGCCAGGTCAAAGGGGCCAGGCTCAGGACCTGGTGGCGTAGGCCTGCGTGGGTTCGAACCCCACCCCCCGCACCAAATCATCACCAGCATAACTCTTTTTAGAAAAAACAAGAATCTAGACGGCGTCAGGCCTCACACGGTTCTTCACTCTGTTCCGTCCGAAGTCGATCATCATCCGCCTTAGTTTCTACTTGTTCTTGTTTATGTATTATTATTTCTTCGAGAGCCTCTAAGAAGGCCAGGTTTTCTTCGTGTGTTCCGATGGTCACTCGGATTAACCCCGGTTTCATCCATTTCTCTAGGCTTTTGACTATGATACCTTTCTCTGCTAGTACTTCCGTTATTCCTGGTATTCGTGTGTCGATCGTTATGAAGTTCGTATACGAGTCATAGGTCTTTAATTTGAGTCGGGTGATTACTTTCTTAAGCCATTCTTTCTCCCTGTTTGTTCTCCGGGCGTTTTCCAATGCATAAGAAGGGTCCTCAAGAGCTTTCTTGAGAGCAATTAAGCTGAGTGTTGTTATTCTAAACACAAGTGGGTCATTTCTAATTTCCTCTGCAATTTCCGTTGGAGCTGCTAGTGCTCCTATTCTGAGGGAGGCTAGCCCGAATGCTTTGCTGAACGTCCTTAAGATGCCTACGTCTTCCTCGTTTCTCACATGCTTGGATAATGTTATTCCTGAGTATTCATAATATGCTTCATCTACGAGGAGTGGAATATTGCATGCTGGTTTTACTCTGAATAAAGCGTATCCTAGTGGATTATTAGGGTTATCTGCGAGTGCGACTCGTTTCCATCCTTTGTTCCCGATGTGGGAGAGTTTCCCAGCGTAGTCTTTTAGGGGGATACGTTTGATGGTGGTGTTGTTCCAATGGAATGTTCCAATTATTATATCATAGAATGAGGGGGCAGGCACTATGTATTCCTGTATTTTTATGGCTCTTGATGTTACGTCTATAACTGTGTCTGTTCCTGGGATTAGTACGGTCTGTTCAGGATCAACTCTAATGTAACTTGCTACTAGATGTGTTACTTCTTCTTTCAACACGGGATCAGGATATCTATTTAGTTTTCCAAGTGAATCGCGTATCGCCGCTATGATGTGGGATGGTGGAGGTATCGGTGACTCATTCTGGTTCAGTAGTATCGCGCGCATGTGCTACTACCAGACCCACTATTAGCCCACAATAACTAGTATATAATGTTTTCTTAACTTGTTAGAGAAGTCTATACCTAGAAATTTCCTCCCATGTCTGACCAAGGCTCTGGAGTATCTGTTCGAATGTAGTCTTTACATACTCGATGTACTTTGCTTGATCTACTTCTGTGACTTTGGCTAGTTGAACAGGTTTTACCCCCATTCTCTTATCCCTTGTTTTCACCATCATTATAACGTCTCCTTTCTCAATGTTCACTCCGAACTGTCTTAGGAGTTTAGCGGCTTTCACGTGTTGTGGCGTCGTTTTATTGTATTCGTGTAGTCCTTTCTGTAGCATTACTTTGAATGCAAGTTCATCCAGAGTATACTCCATGTTTCTTAGCTTTGTCTGCATTTCCTCTATTTCATCCCTAATCTTATTTGTGACCTTCTCAACATCATTAGGCCCATTCATTTCTGAGATTATTCCTACCATTCTGTTGAACTCTTGCTTCAAGAATTCAGGGGTATTACTTTTCTTGCCCACCATTCCTTTAATATCACTTGAACCGTCCTCGTATATTCCAAGATAATTCTTTTTGAGCCCAGAGAACAAGACCAGTTTATATATTTTATCTACTTCCAATTCTAAACCATGCTTCTCCCAGACGTATTTCCGGAGGTCGTTCAGTTTCCCTTCTGGCGGACTCCAGATGAAGAGGCTGTCAGTGTCGCCATAGAGTATGTATAAATTCAATTCCTCTGCCTTGTTCTTTGCATCTAGGATAACACTCCTACCTATAGCTGTGACACTTTCAGCGACAGGTAAACTGTAGAGTTTGAAGGCTTCAGCTCCGAATACCCCATAGCTAGCATTTATGTATACCTTCATAGCTGCCTGCACAACATTATACCATTTCCTCTCGGTTTCAGGTAAGGATTTATCCTTAGCCTTCTTCTTGTATATCCTTACCCTAAAGTCCCTAAGCAATCCAACTATCTGACTCGTTAGACCAGGTTCGTCAAAGCATACGGTGTAACCTAGGAAAGGTATTTCCTTCCTATTCTTGCACCAGTTACGGTTTAGAGTCTCATAACTAAGGTTCCAGTTCTTAATAATACTGGGATATAGGCTTGCGAAATCTAGGACAATAACATTGAAGAAGACGCCTTGAGGGGGGTCAAATACAATTGCACCCTGATACTTTTTCTCCTTGATAATTGCCTTGCTCCTAGCCTCTGTACCCATTTTCCTCAGATCATCTCTTCTAGGTATGAGGTAACCGTGCCTCCTGTGCTCCCAATAGAACAGGCTTTTGATCCAGCTGGAGACCTGACTTCTTGAAACATCCTCGATTCCAAGTTTCGAGATACGTTGGATTAGTACTAGAAGATCCCAGACTAGGTAATCGTTGAATGTAGCTAAACTGAGTGTGAGACTAGCGTCCCTATAGTTATAGGAAACTAGCTCTGCAAGGGATAATTCAATCATCTCTTTTTCAAGCTTTATCTTCGATATTCCTAGTAGAGCAGAGGCTATTGCGTCTAGGTTTTTCTCTCTGTAAACACCCCCAAAGGCATATATCTGGAGACTTCTATTGTCGAACACCCTGTAGAGGTCGATGTGTACTCCATTAACTAGTGTAACATAATCCTCTCTCCATGCCAATGGTATTTCTTCTATAGGAATACCTAGGACGAGTGCTCTGTTGTGGAGGTAAACCATGTCAAAGCTGTCCCCATTGAAGGTGAACACGACGGGGTAATCTTTTATGAAAGCTAGGAAGGATAGGATTAAGCCTCTTTCATCATCGAATAACTCGATATCAACTCCTTTAGGAATGGATGATGTATCGCCTAATTTCAATCCATCCCTGTATAATGTGTAGACCTTTTGAACACCATCTGTCGTAGATACTGATATGCTTATTATAGGGTGTGAAGCTTCATCCACGTTTGGGAAGCTCCCCGGCGGGTTTAAAACCTCTATATCTATAGCTGCCATTCTAGGGTGCGGTGGAGGGGCTTCGAATATGGGTATCCATTGTAAAGCCTTTCTCCTGGTTTCCTCGTCCTCCTTTTGGAAGACTCTTTCAACTATACTCCCGAACTCCTCAGGTGTCTTCCAAAGCTCTTCAACAGGCTCAATTCTACCTAGACTATTCCCACTGAAATTATAGGGCATTCCAGGCACAATGTCCTTATCATACACGTAATTATGGTGATATGGAATATCCGATTCCCAATGACGTTCGAAAAGACCTCTTAGAATAGGGACATCTGTAGGTTTAGATACTATGATCTTCGTGAGTCTAACCTTTTTATCCGATAAAAGGTCTTTCTTTACTTCATACTCAACCCTCTCTACTTTCGCCCCGTTCCTAAAGGAAGTCTTATTCATTGCTCTCTTCAATACTTCTTCCCTAGAAGCATCTGTGTAGAAATAAGGCCTGTGACCCGTATTATCCAGCCAATAATGCACTTTCCCATTATGGGGATTGTATATTGCTACTGAAGCTTTTCCATTGTCACCATCATAGTATACCTCGAGGATGTACCCGGATGCATTAGACGCTAATCTCGGTTCTACTATTGTTTCAATAATCCTCGTATTCCCACTCGATTTCCGAATGTTAACCGTTTTTGTTACAGTCCTCTTCGGACGCGACTTCCTGCGTTCAATTCTCCTAGAAGTCTCTAAGGGTTTCACAGCCGTAGAAACGGTAACCGCTTCCTCTGCATGAAAAGATTTAGAGGGCTTGGGGACGGAGATTGTTCTATCCTCTTTCAAGGACTCTTGTTTTTTAGGCGGTTTCTTTTCCTTCTCTTCTTCCTTACGAGGAGTCTCTTCATTCTCCTCCTTTTTGGCTATAAAATACGTCAATGGCATAGCAGTAGGTTTCCTTTTCGGCAAATAATGTCCCTCCACTGTATTTGTTATACCCTCTAAAACACCCTCCTTTAATTATTGGGAAGCGGGATTCATTAAAGTAATCATCCTTTTATGAAGCTTAGGGGAACGCTTTCTGCCTTCCCATACTAATAAAGCCTATAATATTGCTTGTAATACTATTGATCATATCCTCTATTGTTTCAACGCTTAGGGCCTTACTACCTGGAGGTATTATTGCAACAGGCTCTCGCGGAAGACTCGAATAATAAACCCAGGATTCAAAGCTCTTCTCAACAGGATTAATTGGCTTCAATGGAGCATCTATGCCACAGTATTGTAAAAGGCTTCTTTCCACACTACACGCGTGCCCTAGTCTTGCATCTTTAATATACCTGTAGTAGTCGATATGAGCTATTAGAATATCATTCCTATCTAAACCTCCTATTAGACCTTGTAAACACCCCTTGAGAATTCCACTATTGCCTCCGTGTCCGTTTAGAATCACTATTTTAGAAGCACCTGAGCAGGCTAAGCCTTCTACTATGGATTTTATTGTATTGCAGAATGTAACAGGGTCTAGCGTTATCGTCCCGCGGACATGCCTCCATTCCGGACTAAATCCATAGTAAATCGGGGGCATAACGACGGTATTAACACCCTGCTCTTCTAGCTTGTCCCTCACCTTCCATGCAATACATTCAGCAATAAATGTATCAGTACCCAAGGGAAGATCGTCATGCTGCTCTATGCTCCCAACAGGTAGTATATAGATGCTCTCTCCGTCCAGCGTGTACGAGGTCTTGTATGCATAGCTCAAAGAATTTCACCTGCAAACAGGTGAGACTGTTTTCTCGAAAACCTTGATGGCTTCAACAGGATTATGAGATTTTGTAATTGCAGAGCCTATAATAATTATGGTAGCACCTGCATCATGCAGCTCTCTAGACTCGCTGGGTTTTACGCCACCAGCAACCGCTATCAAAGCTTTAACAGTCTCCTTCGATATTTCCCTTACCAAGCTGCTTCTCGATCCTGCAGTCAGCTTCCTACCTTGCTGTACATCAATACCTATATGGTAAAGTATGATGTCCACGCCTAAATCCTCAAGTCTAGGAACATGTGATATAGGATCCTTTAATCCTATCAAATCAGCCATAACCATTTTACCCCTCCCACGAGCTTCCATGACAGCTGACCGTATTGTTTCATCAGGTGCAACCGCTAGGACGGTGGATATATCCGCTCCTGCATCGAAGGCTAATCCCGCCTCAAGCCCACCAGTATCCATTGTTTTAAGGTCTGCTGTAACCAGCCTGCCATGGGATATGCTCTTTAAAACTGATACACTCTTCATTCCCTCACTCTTCACTAGAGGAGTCCCGGCTTCCAGTATAACCCATTTCTCAACCGGTATATCTGTAGCTATCCTAACGGTATCTTCAAGCCGGGTGTAGTCTAGCGCAACCTGCAAGTAAACATTGCAATTCAAGAACGTCAACCTCCGTATTATTGAAAAGTCATGATAGCGGTTTAATAATAGAAAGCCCTATTTATTCTATAAGATTGCAAGGTGTCGATCAGGTGAGGATAACAGATTGTTCGCCGAGCAATCTTATAGAAGCGGTACATGATGGGTTGATGTTGCTCATACTCGGTGACTGTCTCACAATGTATGAGGGAAGAGGAGCTGCTCATAGCGGCTATGGAGACAAGCTCCTCTTAGTTAAGGGAGATGGAAGTGTAATTGTTCACGGTCCTCGGGGGTTCAAACCGCTCAACTGGCAGCCCGATACGATTCATATATCATTCCTAGATGAGGATGGTGAACTGGTTATACGGGCTATTAGAGGCAAACCGAGGGAGACTTTGGTAGTTAAGTGCAGGGAGACCTATGGATGCATCGTTCACGGGGCGAAGGAGGGCGGAGGATTCTACATGTATTTTTCTGAAGCCGAAGTCAGAGATATCCTTAAAGAGAAACCCGAACTCGTAGAGAACGGGTTGAAGATAGCTGATGTTGAAAAACCTATCCAGCCTGGATTCATAGATTTATACGGGATTGACAGGGAGGGCCGTATCGTAGTTTTTGAGATAAAGAGGGTGAAAGCAGGTGAGGAAGCAGCCCGCCAGCTCTACGGTTATGTTGAGAGGCTCAAGAGATCCGTGCCAAACATTAGAGGGGTACTACTAGCCCCGGACTTTACAGAGTCTGCAATAGCTTTTCTCCAGAGATCAGGTCTGGAAGCAAAGCAGATTGACTTGAAGAAGCTGTACGAGATGTACAGCGAGAAGGTTAAGAAGAGGACGGGCATCAGGCATAGAAGCCTGATGGATTATTTGGGTTAGGACTGATAGTGAGTTAAGAACACTTCAGGGCTGAAACTTACATAGAGTATGCTGCTCCCCCTGATCATTACCTGGCCGTACTTTGCTCTAGGCTGATTCTGCACTTCTCTGTACTCAGTACAGTCCTTCAGTATCATGTTCATTGTTGGGTCAGTGCTCTCAACTACACCAGTATACTCTGCTCCATCCTTTAGTTTAACAAGCACCATACTTCCCCTAGAATCCCTTAAAGCCTTCAAAGGATTCATCCTATTCTTCATAGACAATGGCATTCCACCTCTATGCTTATCCACCAGGTTAAAAGGAGATACACCCAATATTTAAGGATTAATTAGATTGGAGGGATGAGGATGGGGCTTCTAGTAATAGACGGGAATAAAACTAGGAAAGCAAGCTTAGAAGAGTTGAGGAACGCTGCATACGATCTGTTAAGCCTTGTACCTGCAGGGAAGGTGGTAGGATATAAGGATCTCGCAAAAGCTTTAGGGGTTAATCCGCGTCTAATTGGGAGGTTTATGAAGGAAAACGAGAATCCCATTGTCATACCTTGCCATAGGGTTGTAGGTAGCAATGGGAGGCTAGTAGGTTATAGTTTAGGAGGCGTCAGCCTTAAAAAGAGGATTTTAGAGTTAGAGGGCGTAGAATTTCAGGGAGATAGGGTGTGCAAGGAATGCTTTTACGACCTGTTGGGGATCTTAGGTTTATAAAGTATAACGTCCTTCGACGAGGATCCTAGATATTTCATTGCCTCCAGAAACAAGTCCTTATAGGGGAGTTTCTTTAGAAAGCTGACTACAAATCCTCTCCTAGCTACTCTGTCTAACTCCATTATAGCCTTGTTCTTCGACTCAGCGAGATCTACTACTGTAAAGCTGAGACCCCAATCCACACTTAAATCCCTCAAAGGTATATCTTCAATATCGCCTTCAATCGTGATACACTTATGAGGACATATTCTTGAGAGCCTCCTCGAAGCTATCTCCAGCATGCCCCTGCTATAGTCAAGGCATATGTAAAGCGTTATCGAGGATTCAAAGTATCCTAGCGGTGCAAGGTATTCTGCTAGAAGTCCAGTGCCGCATCCAGCGTCAAGTACGATTCCCCTCGGCCTTACCTTTGATAGAGTTACCATGTACTTCTCAAACTGCTCTGCCTTGTATATAGAATCATAGGTATCAGCGGTTGCGTCATACTTCTCTCTAACAGTACTATCTCCCACTAGCAGGGCACCGTTAATATGATAGAATAAAAAGGACCTGGATATTTAGTATTCCATGTGAGGTGAATAATCTTGCCCAAAGCTCTTATAATAACAGCCGAGGATTTCGAAGACATAGAAGTCCTATACCCCTACTATAGGCTCCAAGAAGCCGGGTATGAGACGCACATAACTACACCTGGCGGTAAGCCTGTAAAGGGGAAACTGGGATACCAGGTTACCGCAACACTACCCCTCAAGGAAATAGACCCCACGGATTACGATATCCTAATCATCCCCGGGGGTAAGGGGCCTGAGCGGATTAGACTGTATTGTAGGGAGGAAGCAGTGAGAATAGTTTCAAGCTTCGTAGATGACAATAAACCAATTGCTGCGATATGCCATGGACCACAGCTGCTCGTAACGGCAGGCAGAGTATCCGGAAGAAGGCTCACTAGCTATCCTGGAATACGTGATGACTTGGAGGCGGCAGGCGCTGTCTGGGTGGATGAGCCAGTCATAGTTGACAGCAACCTTGTTACAAGTAGAGTTCCATCTGACATACCGCTGTGGATGAGGGAGTTCATTAGAATAGCCGAAAAATATGTTAAAGAAAAGAATGTAGGAGCTTAACTGTAAATGTAGTATATGAAGAACTTCAGGACTTCCTCAACAACATCAGGTGGGAATAGATACATAAGCTCATTCACAAGAACTTCGCTTCCCAATCCTTTCTCCGATAAACCTATCTTATCCATAACGACTTCCATTAGATCCTCTAGATCCTCCTCTTTCCTGTTAAACAGGTTAACCTGCATAGCGAACCTTAAAGCGTTCTCGGGTGGAAGAGGCTTATCCCTCACAATCTCTGTTGACTCCCTTAACGCCTCTAGGAACTCATCTGCGATCTCCTCGTGCATAGGAGCTATCGTCATATGTATGCTTGGATT
This window contains:
- a CDS encoding ion channel; this translates as NNKVVEDNALIFPIYRAIKKLRRSLAVNEKSRILFIAIIWLSLWLFSSFAFYYAETIRGGGTVTLSDSLYWALITMATVGYGDITPTTSLGRIVASATAIFGIAIYTLAISLLADAFLNITMRRILGLARLKKKDILIIGSAETCKHAIIELIENGMEDRIGWLTQEQPKTPPDVDFMVGDIDEESLIKAGLKDAKHVIICLGDDSKTIHTALLVKKLNKNINIIAQTETNKTAEMLKELSLAKTISKSIIGRLLASSVFEPDVPDVITELASVEGEIDLVETTLKHDTNIHDFEKNEDAKVLAIRKKDGKIIYTPPENMRAEKGDQIVYTRRTEE
- a CDS encoding aminotransferase class I/II-fold pyridoxal phosphate-dependent enzyme; this encodes MRAILLNQNESPIPPPSHIIAAIRDSLGKLNRYPDPVLKEEVTHLVASYIRVDPEQTVLIPGTDTVIDVTSRAIKIQEYIVPAPSFYDIIIGTFHWNNTTIKRIPLKDYAGKLSHIGNKGWKRVALADNPNNPLGYALFRVKPACNIPLLVDEAYYEYSGITLSKHVRNEEDVGILRTFSKAFGLASLRIGALAAPTEIAEEIRNDPLVFRITTLSLIALKKALEDPSYALENARRTNREKEWLKKVITRLKLKTYDSYTNFITIDTRIPGITEVLAEKGIIVKSLEKWMKPGLIRVTIGTHEENLAFLEALEEIIIHKQEQVETKADDDRLRTEQSEEPCEA
- a CDS encoding DNA-directed DNA polymerase I produces the protein MPKRKPTAMPLTYFIAKKEENEETPRKEEEKEKKPPKKQESLKEDRTISVPKPSKSFHAEEAVTVSTAVKPLETSRRIERRKSRPKRTVTKTVNIRKSSGNTRIIETIVEPRLASNASGYILEVYYDGDNGKASVAIYNPHNGKVHYWLDNTGHRPYFYTDASREEVLKRAMNKTSFRNGAKVERVEYEVKKDLLSDKKVRLTKIIVSKPTDVPILRGLFERHWESDIPYHHNYVYDKDIVPGMPYNFSGNSLGRIEPVEELWKTPEEFGSIVERVFQKEDEETRRKALQWIPIFEAPPPHPRMAAIDIEVLNPPGSFPNVDEASHPIISISVSTTDGVQKVYTLYRDGLKLGDTSSIPKGVDIELFDDERGLILSFLAFIKDYPVVFTFNGDSFDMVYLHNRALVLGIPIEEIPLAWREDYVTLVNGVHIDLYRVFDNRSLQIYAFGGVYREKNLDAIASALLGISKIKLEKEMIELSLAELVSYNYRDASLTLSLATFNDYLVWDLLVLIQRISKLGIEDVSRSQVSSWIKSLFYWEHRRHGYLIPRRDDLRKMGTEARSKAIIKEKKYQGAIVFDPPQGVFFNVIVLDFASLYPSIIKNWNLSYETLNRNWCKNRKEIPFLGYTVCFDEPGLTSQIVGLLRDFRVRIYKKKAKDKSLPETERKWYNVVQAAMKVYINASYGVFGAEAFKLYSLPVAESVTAIGRSVILDAKNKAEELNLYILYGDTDSLFIWSPPEGKLNDLRKYVWEKHGLELEVDKIYKLVLFSGLKKNYLGIYEDGSSDIKGMVGKKSNTPEFLKQEFNRMVGIISEMNGPNDVEKVTNKIRDEIEEMQTKLRNMEYTLDELAFKVMLQKGLHEYNKTTPQHVKAAKLLRQFGVNIEKGDVIMMVKTRDKRMGVKPVQLAKVTEVDQAKYIEYVKTTFEQILQSLGQTWEEISRYRLL
- a CDS encoding creatininase family protein — encoded protein: MSYAYKTSYTLDGESIYILPVGSIEQHDDLPLGTDTFIAECIAWKVRDKLEEQGVNTVVMPPIYYGFSPEWRHVRGTITLDPVTFCNTIKSIVEGLACSGASKIVILNGHGGNSGILKGCLQGLIGGLDRNDILIAHIDYYRYIKDARLGHACSVERSLLQYCGIDAPLKPINPVEKSFESWVYYSSLPREPVAIIPPGSKALSVETIEDMINSITSNIIGFISMGRQKAFP
- a CDS encoding orotidine 5'-phosphate decarboxylase yields the protein MNCNVYLQVALDYTRLEDTVRIATDIPVEKWVILEAGTPLVKSEGMKSVSVLKSISHGRLVTADLKTMDTGGLEAGLAFDAGADISTVLAVAPDETIRSAVMEARGRGKMVMADLIGLKDPISHVPRLEDLGVDIILYHIGIDVQQGRKLTAGSRSSLVREISKETVKALIAVAGGVKPSESRELHDAGATIIIIGSAITKSHNPVEAIKVFEKTVSPVCR
- a CDS encoding endonuclease NucS — its product is MRITDCSPSNLIEAVHDGLMLLILGDCLTMYEGRGAAHSGYGDKLLLVKGDGSVIVHGPRGFKPLNWQPDTIHISFLDEDGELVIRAIRGKPRETLVVKCRETYGCIVHGAKEGGGFYMYFSEAEVRDILKEKPELVENGLKIADVEKPIQPGFIDLYGIDREGRIVVFEIKRVKAGEEAARQLYGYVERLKRSVPNIRGVLLAPDFTESAIAFLQRSGLEAKQIDLKKLYEMYSEKVKKRTGIRHRSLMDYLG
- a CDS encoding U6 snRNA-associated Sm-like protein LSm6; its protein translation is MKNRMNPLKALRDSRGSMVLVKLKDGAEYTGVVESTDPTMNMILKDCTEYREVQNQPRAKYGQVMIRGSSILYVSFSPEVFLTHYQS
- a CDS encoding MGMT family protein; translated protein: MGLLVIDGNKTRKASLEELRNAAYDLLSLVPAGKVVGYKDLAKALGVNPRLIGRFMKENENPIVIPCHRVVGSNGRLVGYSLGGVSLKKRILELEGVEFQGDRVCKECFYDLLGILGL
- a CDS encoding class I SAM-dependent methyltransferase; the protein is MGDSTVREKYDATADTYDSIYKAEQFEKYMVTLSKVRPRGIVLDAGCGTGLLAEYLAPLGYFESSITLYICLDYSRGMLEIASRRLSRICPHKCITIEGDIEDIPLRDLSVDWGLSFTVVDLAESKNKAIMELDRVARRGFVVSFLKKLPYKDLFLEAMKYLGSSSKDVILYKPKIPNRS
- a CDS encoding type 1 glutamine amidotransferase; protein product: MPKALIITAEDFEDIEVLYPYYRLQEAGYETHITTPGGKPVKGKLGYQVTATLPLKEIDPTDYDILIIPGGKGPERIRLYCREEAVRIVSSFVDDNKPIAAICHGPQLLVTAGRVSGRRLTSYPGIRDDLEAAGAVWVDEPVIVDSNLVTSRVPSDIPLWMREFIRIAEKYVKEKNVGA